One segment of Salvelinus fontinalis isolate EN_2023a chromosome 42, ASM2944872v1, whole genome shotgun sequence DNA contains the following:
- the LOC129840993 gene encoding zinc finger protein 7-like yields the protein MANCVVFHTQIASIMEVLANAAVADICKLVDDDYAVFRLEITQSQKENRALRRKLHLLEPKVARERTDRTTRERVLASRPSSVKILDRYRGMARGEGHLTGGYRGFVKQVGHKTCRDNQPITVDEGSGTSTQHVIVIEPADSEAAGPGVKLERSEGEEDPRHSRNIQTGAAGVPPIATEDSTATLVPPRLRRSVTEDSGTQNAALKSETDTLTVTQRILHTGSDPEILGLGGLGCRSSPSSEYLLYGNPRTVLSHQDSGNALQTGNDPSCSYTAETGMIPGDMPVGLDTQTNPMRGDWNRYSSSVYSEECLDEKGEGLALDDVTVKVEGDAPLTWNEVETHLGEGHSQGNSSDFLDYRENLETNLNVTTNSSLHSVSMSMAPSDSQGLFDQVLNSNDQRSKARGGGSKTGSKEKRFLCMFCNKGFSCPQKVEIHQRVHTGEKPYSCTQCHMRFAHAGNLKRHQRVHTGEKPYSCQQCEKRFSHQHHLKMHLKVHTGERPFRE from the exons ATGGCTAACTGTGTGGTTTTTCAtactcaaatagcctccatcatggaagtgctagcgaatgcagccgtggcagatatctgtaaactcgtagacgacgactatgcagtgtttcgtttggaaataactcaaagccagaaagaGAACAGGGCATTGCGGAGGAAACTACACCTATTGGAACCGAAGGTTGCACGGGAGCGCACAGATAGAACAACGCGAGAGCGCGTCCTCGCCAGTCGTCCCAGTAGTGTCAAGATCCTGGACCGATacagaggaatggcaagag gtgaaggacatctcactggaggcTACAGGGGCTTTGTGAAACAAGTGGGACACAAAACATGTAGAGATAaccaaccaatcactgttgacgaggggagtggaacctcaacccagcacGTTATCGTGATAGAG CCTGCAGATTCAGAGGCTGCAGGTCCTGGGGTCAAGCTGGAGAggtctgaaggagaggaggacccacGACACAGCAGAAACATCCAGACTGGAGCGGCTGGAGTACCCCCTATAGCCACAGAGGACTCCACCGCCACCCTAGTGCCGCCCAGGCTCCGACGCAGCGTCACAGAGGACAGTGGAACGCAGAACGCCGCCctcaagtcagagacagacactTTAACTGTAACACAAAGGATTTTACACACAGGATCTGACCCAGAGATACTGGGGCTGGGGGGACTGGGATGTCGTTCTTCTCCCAGCTCAGAGTATTTACTTTACGGTAACCCGAGGACAGTTCTCTCCCATCAGGACTCAGGTAACGCATTACAGACTGGCAATGATCCATCTTGTTCTTACACTGCCGAGACTGGGATGATACCTGGTGACATGCCTGTGGGCTTAGATACACAGACTAATCCAATGAGAGGGGACTGGAaccggtacagtagtagtgtgtaTTCTGAAGAGTGCCTGGATGAGAAAGGGGAGGGTCTGGCCTTAGATGATGTGACTGTGAAAGTGGAGGGCGATGCTCCTCTGACATGGAATGAAGTCGAGACTCATTTAGGAGAAGGACACTCGCAGGGCAACAGCAGTGACTTCTTAGACTACAGGGAAAACTTAGAGACAAATCTAAATGTCACAACCAACTCCTCTTTACACTCAGTGTCGATGTCGATGGCACCTTCCGATTCACAAGGCCTATTCGATCAGGTATTGAACTCAAACGACCAAAGGTCCAAGGCTCGGGGAGGGGGATCAAAAACGGGCAGTAAAGAGAAGcggttcctctgcatgttctgtaacaaaggcttcagctgccctcagaaggtggagatccaccagagggtccacacaggggaaaAACCCtacagctgtacccagtgtcacatgcgGTTCGCCCATGCTGGCAACCtaaagaggcaccagagggtccacacaggggagaaaccctacagctgccAACAGTGTGAGAAGCGGTTCTCCCACCAGCACCAtctgaagatgcacctgaaggtccacacgggAGAGAGGCCATTCAGAGAGTAA